A genome region from Babesia bigemina genome assembly Bbig001, chromosome : I includes the following:
- a CDS encoding membrane protein, putative — protein sequence MKVNTPRTAMMIAVSVALVATHTVVKRAAAEMWSVKDMFNNAVEKVTSYAINARTIQYVDDKDFGPKGEMMQTVELAPGQSIKYSCGKHGTAAKGTFALVPSDPRKHILAPKGDDPFEVALNRIQPSYNVYRSDRSLIVETFQRIGLDHLLIDYADNAVIMAKDNERFSMNLLCVFVPADVNLAPKYGWLQIKFKEVLPMAYGCGSAGFHLFKNAIPLPPNPSDESIMEASRRRIEAEPGMVIGIYCAPNDHIYPSDCFRKVKARDKKGETTNYFSDPDFKYRNLKGNIRLMKVKAGAMGFPAFTCYCKNAENQTTAALTVAMSRKETCDFTKLLEFYGMQHIIPRFLCYKRLGRGKSVRLVVDKSDGMIDQNRLVGGLTLHPEDVTNITYLSMKSQERMKKVRIDHLIGSAGLRITQRENKDNYIYDFDVTDDAIIVLKQPVANLTYVYDFYDRFQDTPKTFTTLVSLQIVPTDPYTHGCGVGYSGLFNNEGVVFENTHVKTGKTGYHTQVNCTVNGWSTSPVGFYCPKDHILEPSDCFTSIFLGSTDRTAKMADYAPLARVINAPNLRVIDFSAPNTSESKSTYSDAALQCRCKTKDGTIVATITVTLNKPQQH from the coding sequence ATGAAGGTTAATACGCCGCGGACAGCGATGATGATCGCAGTGTCTGTAGCACTGGTTGCTACGCATACCGTGGTTAAAAGGGCTGCAGCAGAAATGTGGTCCGTCAAAGACATGTTTAACAACGCCGTTGAAAAGGTCACCAGTTATGCAATTAACGCCAGGACAATACAGTACGTCGACGACAAGGATTTTGGCCCGAAAGGAGAAATGATGCAAACGGTGGAACTCGCTCCGGGGCAGTCTATTAAATACAGCTGCGGGAAACACGGTACAGCAGCAAAAGGTACATTCGCATTGGTCCCCTCTGACCCACGCAAGCACATTCTCGCACCTAAAGGAGATGACCCCTTTGAGGTTGCACTGAATAGGATACAGCCAAGCTACAACGTATACCGCTCCGACCGCTCGTTGATAGTTGAAACGTTCCAACGAATTGGCTTGGACCACCTGCTGATCGACTACGCCGACAACGCCGTCATCATGGCAAAGGATAACGAACGGTTCAGCATGAACCTCCTATGTGTATTCGTACCGGCGGATGTGAATCTGGCGCCCAAGTATGGGTGGCTTCAAATCAAGTTCAAAGAGGTGCTCCCCATGGCCTATGGATGTGGCAGTGCTGGGTTCCACTTGTTCAAAAACGCGATACCGCTGCCTCCCAACCCATCTGACGAGAGCATCATGGAGGCCTCTAGACGCAGGATAGAGGCTGAACCTGGCATGGTTATTGGCATATACTGTGCGCCAAACGACCACATTTACCCCAGCGACTGCTTTCGTAAAGTCAAGGCGAGAGACAAGAAGGGAGAAACAACCAACTATTTCAGCGATCCCGACTTTAAATACCGAAATCTAAAGGGAAACATCCGACTCATGAAGGTAAAGGCAGGAGCTATGGGATTCCCCGCTTTTACATGCTACTGCAAAAATGCAGAAAATCAAACGACTGCGGCACTCACAGTAGCGATGAGTCGCAAGGAAACATGCGACTTCACGAAGCTGCTCGAATTCTACGGTATGCAGCACATTATACCCCGTTTCCTTTGCTATAAGCGGCTTGGTCGAGGCAAATCAGTGCGCCTTGTCGTCGATAAGTCAGACGGAATGATTGACCAAAACCGCTTGGTAGGCGGGCTCACTCTTCACCCAGAGGATGTCACCAACATTACATACCTATCGATGAAGTCACAAGAACGGATGAAGAAGGTCCGTATCGACCATTTAATTGGTAGCGCAGGATTGCGCATCACGCAGAGGGAAAACAAGGACAACTACATCTACGACTTCGATGTAACAGATGACGCTATTATTGTGCTCAAACAGCCCGTAGCGAATCTTACATACGTATACGATTTCTACGACAGGTTCCAGGATACTCCAAAAACCTTCACAACCCTCGTATCGTTGCAAATCGTTCCCACGGATCCCTACACTCACGGATGCGGTGTCGGTTATTCTGGCTTGTTTAATAACGAAGGGGTTGTTTTTGAAAATACGCACGTCAAAACGGGCAAGACGGGCTACCACACCCAAGTGAACTGCACGGTCAACGGATGGTCAACCTCTCCGGTTGGATTCTACTGCCCAAAAGATCATATACTGGAGCCTTCAGATTGTTTCACCAGCATATTCCTGGGGTCTACTGATCGTACAGCTAAAATGGCTGATTACGCGCCACTTGCTCGGGTGATTAACGCACCAAACCTACGCGTTATCGACTTTTCCGCGCCTAACACCTCTGAATCCAAAAGCACGTACTCGGATGCAGCCCTACAATGCAGGTGTAAGACGAAGGACGGAACTATAGTGGCGACAATCACCGTTACTCTGAACAAGCCGCAGCAGCACTAG